The proteins below come from a single Zea mays cultivar B73 chromosome 8, Zm-B73-REFERENCE-NAM-5.0, whole genome shotgun sequence genomic window:
- the LOC103635591 gene encoding B-box zinc finger protein 22, which yields MNNSTIRSVESPPKYISEESPTLLQSSQTTTVFSNQINGNSDGAYHLSFSGGNVTDSLPDWPVDEFFSNSEYGPNFGFSENGSSKGDNAKLGGAGGSPQCRLAEGSVAEELLGQVPGLITDEYMSRVPENSWTVPEVPSPPTASGLNWHGNLCFPAYDSTMFVPEITSLQNSESHFTVPSSFKRRRREY from the exons ATGAATAATAGTACAATTCGGTCAGTAGAATCTCCGCCTAAGTACATTTCAGAGGAAAGCCCGACACTTCTGCAATCTAGCCAGACCACAACAGTCTTCTCCAACCAAATTAATGGCAACAGTGATGGGGCCTACCACTTGTCATTCTCAGGTGGTAATGTGACAGACAGCCTACCAGATTGGCCCGTGGATGAGTTCTTCAGTAACTCAGAATATGGTCCAAACTTTGGCTTCTCCGAGAATGGTTCTTCTAAG GGTGATAACGCTAAGCTGGGGGGCGCTGGTGGATCTCCACAATGCCGTTTGGCTGAAGGCTCAGTTGCTGAGGAACTATTAGGGCAGGTGCCTGGATTGATCACCGATGAATATATGAGCCGAGTACCTGAGAATTCATGGACAGTGCCTGAGGTTCCCTCTCCACCAACAGCCTCGGGGCTCAACTGGCACGGGAATTTGTGTTTCCCTGCGTATGACAGCACCATGTTTGTTCCTGAAATTACCTCCCTTCAGAACTCCGAAAGTCACTTCACCGTACCTTCCAGTTTCAAGCGCCGGAGAAGAGAGTACTGA